One Mycobacterium sp. SMC-4 DNA window includes the following coding sequences:
- the rplS gene encoding 50S ribosomal protein L19, translating into MNTLDFVDQTSLRDDVPDFGPGDTLNVHVKVIEGSKERIQVFKGVVIRRQGGGVRETFTVRKESYGVGVERTFPVHSPNIDHIDVVTRGDVRRAKLYYLRELRGKKAKIKEKR; encoded by the coding sequence ATGAACACGCTCGATTTCGTCGACCAGACGTCGTTGCGCGACGATGTCCCCGATTTCGGCCCCGGCGACACCCTCAACGTCCACGTCAAGGTCATCGAGGGCTCCAAGGAGCGCATCCAGGTCTTCAAGGGCGTTGTGATCCGCCGCCAGGGTGGCGGGGTGCGCGAGACATTCACCGTGCGCAAGGAGAGCTACGGCGTCGGTGTCGAGCGCACGTTCCCCGTGCACTCGCCCAACATCGACCACATCGATGTCGTCACCCGCGGCGACGTCCGCCGTGCGAAGCTCTACTACCTGCGTGAGCTGCGCGGCAAGAAAGCCAAGATCAAGGAAAAGCGCTGA
- the trmD gene encoding tRNA (guanosine(37)-N1)-methyltransferase TrmD, whose translation MRIDVVTIFPEFLQPLRQSLPGKAIETGIVNLAVHDLRNWTHDVHRSVDDSPYGGGPGMVMKAPVWGEALDEICSPETLLVVPSPAGRLFRQSVAQRWSGEAHLVFACGRYEGIDQRVMDDAARRMRVEEVSIGDYVLPGGESAAVVMIEAVVRLLPDVLGNPASHQDDSHSEAVDGLLEGPSYTRPPSWRGLDVPEVLRTGDHARIAAWRREQSRQRTAERRPDLLD comes from the coding sequence GTGCGGATAGACGTCGTCACCATCTTCCCGGAATTTTTGCAGCCGCTGCGACAATCGTTGCCCGGCAAGGCAATCGAGACGGGTATCGTCAACCTGGCGGTGCACGATCTGCGTAACTGGACCCACGACGTCCACCGGTCGGTCGACGATTCGCCCTACGGAGGTGGTCCGGGGATGGTGATGAAAGCCCCGGTGTGGGGTGAAGCACTCGATGAGATCTGTTCTCCGGAAACGCTTCTGGTGGTTCCGTCGCCGGCGGGCCGACTTTTCCGGCAATCGGTGGCCCAACGCTGGAGCGGCGAGGCCCACCTGGTGTTCGCCTGCGGCCGTTATGAGGGTATCGACCAGCGGGTGATGGACGACGCCGCGCGGCGGATGCGGGTCGAAGAGGTGTCGATCGGTGATTACGTCCTGCCGGGTGGGGAGTCGGCAGCGGTGGTGATGATCGAGGCGGTGGTGCGGTTGCTACCTGATGTACTTGGTAATCCTGCTTCGCACCAGGATGATTCGCATTCGGAGGCGGTTGACGGCTTGCTGGAAGGGCCGAGCTACACGCGTCCGCCGAGCTGGCGGGGTCTGGACGTGCCCGAGGTGCTGCGCACCGGTGACCATGCTCGCATTGCCGCGTGGCGCCGCGAGCAGAGCCGCCAGCGCACCGCCGAGCGCCGGCCAGACCTGCTCGACTAG
- the lepB gene encoding signal peptidase I: MTGPATPEDSQPEHTADPADVDASAQDERDSGKKKGGALREAAILTTIAVVLYYVMLTFIARPYLIPSESMEPTLHGCEGCVGDRIMVDKLSYHFTSPRPGDVVVFKGPPNWSIGYQSIRSDNPAIRWMQNALSVVGFVPPDQNDLVKRIIAVGGQTVQCRLDTGLTVDGKPLDEPYLDRDTLNADPAVYPCLGNEFGPVEVPPDRLWVMGDNRTHSADSRTHCGNDPDDVQRGLICTGDPIPGTIPVENVIGKAQFIAWPPSRWGGVSSFNPQT, translated from the coding sequence GTGACCGGACCCGCCACGCCTGAGGATTCCCAGCCCGAGCACACCGCCGATCCCGCGGACGTTGATGCGTCGGCGCAGGACGAAAGGGACTCCGGCAAGAAGAAGGGCGGCGCGCTTCGCGAAGCCGCGATCCTGACCACCATCGCCGTGGTCCTGTACTACGTCATGCTGACGTTCATCGCGCGTCCGTACCTGATCCCGTCGGAGTCGATGGAGCCCACGCTGCACGGTTGTGAGGGCTGTGTCGGGGACCGGATCATGGTCGACAAGTTGAGCTATCACTTCACCTCGCCGCGACCCGGTGATGTGGTCGTGTTCAAGGGTCCGCCCAACTGGAGTATCGGCTATCAGTCGATCCGTTCGGACAACCCGGCGATCCGCTGGATGCAGAACGCGCTGTCGGTGGTCGGATTCGTCCCACCGGACCAGAACGATCTGGTCAAGCGCATCATCGCCGTGGGTGGTCAGACGGTGCAGTGCCGACTCGACACCGGGTTGACCGTCGACGGTAAGCCCCTCGACGAGCCCTACCTGGACCGCGACACCCTCAACGCCGACCCGGCTGTCTACCCGTGCCTGGGCAACGAGTTCGGCCCGGTCGAGGTTCCCCCGGACCGGCTGTGGGTGATGGGCGACAATCGCACCCATTCGGCGGACTCGCGCACCCATTGCGGCAACGATCCCGACGACGTGCAGCGTGGCCTGATTTGTACCGGTGACCCGATCCCCGGCACCATTCCGGTGGAGAATGTCATCGGCAAGGCACAGTTCATCGCCTGGCCGCCGTCGCGGTGGGGTGGGGTGAGCTCGTTCAACCCGCAGACCTGA